One window from the genome of Candidatus Didemnitutus sp. encodes:
- a CDS encoding heavy metal translocating P-type ATPase metal-binding domain-containing protein — protein sequence MSDSPASRPDWVDGGVAPTEVRGPRVGRTAPVHSCLHCGAPLKTEAARESGFCCSGCTYVHRLVHEQGLEGYYKIRDSVIAPVDQTVFQPRDFTWLAELQRHAEAAPAPELTLEVQGISCAGCVWLIEKIFHKHAGALFIETDAQLGRMRFRWERGKFDATEFARALQSFNYLVGPPGEEPAVPESKFLIRRIGLCAAFAMNIMLFALPAYFGMERTFAYARLFDTLAMACATFSVLAGGTYFISRAARALRDRVMHIDLPIAVGIVGSYAGSIYGWLTGNHSVVYFDFVGMFIVLMLFGRWAQVVAVERNRRRLLTTNTRPQKVSVDTPRGAVDRPVEELAVGDVYAVRSGQVIPVESQLESTAATLGTAWISGEADPREARAGARVQSGALNLSRGSVRLRALQPWHVSLLAQLLRPTGRDQYRHRLLERVVTGYLVGIFVVATATTIGWWVTKHDVALTWSAVTAVLVVSCPCAIGLAYPLADEMATVALRRFGVFVRENDLFPRLTRLRKIVFDKTGTLTLETPVLSNPAALHALSLSARAALLALVRDNPHPISQCLNENLLSDGLVNGLEPAPGEVNEETGFGVTLRGELGRWSLGRPGWLSSANCNLLGYNGGEAHDTEFACDGVVLARFKFTDAVRPGAREEIAALHAAGFETFILSGDRKEKVAAMAEGLGVKPQHAIAEATPTEKAQWLKRTDRDDTLMLGDGANDSLAFDAAFVRGTPVVHRGVLEGKADFYYLGRGLDGLRRMFAVNETRRRTQLVLIVFSIAYNCTTVTLAAFGHMNPLIAAVIMPASSLSSLLVVGIGMRRWTKIG from the coding sequence ATGTCCGACTCCCCGGCATCTCGACCGGATTGGGTGGACGGGGGTGTGGCCCCGACGGAGGTGCGTGGACCTCGTGTCGGCAGGACCGCTCCCGTCCACTCCTGCCTTCACTGCGGCGCGCCGCTGAAAACCGAGGCCGCGCGCGAGTCCGGCTTCTGCTGCTCGGGCTGCACCTACGTGCACCGCCTCGTGCACGAACAAGGACTCGAGGGTTACTACAAAATCCGCGACTCCGTCATCGCGCCGGTCGACCAGACGGTCTTCCAGCCGCGCGATTTCACCTGGCTCGCCGAGCTGCAACGCCACGCCGAGGCCGCGCCCGCGCCCGAGCTCACGCTCGAAGTCCAAGGCATCTCCTGCGCCGGCTGCGTCTGGCTGATCGAGAAAATTTTCCACAAGCACGCCGGAGCACTCTTTATCGAGACCGACGCGCAGCTCGGTCGCATGCGTTTCCGCTGGGAGCGCGGGAAGTTCGACGCCACGGAGTTCGCGCGCGCGTTGCAGTCGTTCAATTATCTCGTCGGTCCGCCCGGCGAGGAGCCCGCCGTCCCCGAGAGCAAATTCCTGATCCGTCGCATCGGCCTGTGCGCCGCGTTCGCGATGAACATCATGCTGTTCGCGCTGCCGGCCTACTTCGGCATGGAGCGGACTTTCGCCTACGCCCGGCTCTTCGACACGCTCGCGATGGCCTGCGCCACGTTCAGTGTGCTGGCCGGCGGCACGTATTTCATCAGCCGCGCCGCGCGCGCCCTGCGCGATCGCGTCATGCACATCGATCTGCCGATCGCGGTCGGCATCGTGGGCTCCTACGCCGGCTCGATCTACGGCTGGCTCACCGGCAACCACTCGGTGGTCTACTTCGACTTCGTCGGCATGTTCATCGTGCTGATGCTTTTCGGCCGCTGGGCGCAGGTCGTCGCCGTCGAGCGCAACCGCCGGCGCCTGCTCACCACGAACACGCGGCCGCAAAAAGTCTCCGTCGACACCCCGCGCGGCGCCGTCGACCGCCCGGTCGAGGAACTCGCCGTCGGCGACGTCTACGCCGTGCGCTCGGGCCAGGTGATTCCCGTCGAGTCGCAGCTCGAATCCACCGCGGCCACTCTCGGCACGGCGTGGATCAGCGGCGAAGCGGACCCGCGCGAAGCCCGCGCCGGCGCCCGCGTGCAATCCGGCGCATTGAACCTTTCCCGCGGCTCCGTCCGCTTGCGCGCGTTGCAACCCTGGCACGTCTCGTTGCTCGCGCAACTGCTGCGTCCGACCGGTCGCGACCAATACCGCCACCGTCTGCTCGAGCGCGTCGTGACGGGTTATCTCGTCGGCATCTTCGTCGTCGCGACCGCGACCACCATCGGTTGGTGGGTGACGAAACACGACGTCGCGCTCACCTGGTCGGCCGTCACCGCAGTGCTCGTGGTTTCCTGTCCGTGCGCGATCGGCCTCGCTTATCCGCTCGCCGACGAGATGGCGACGGTTGCGCTGCGCCGCTTCGGCGTGTTCGTGCGGGAAAACGATCTCTTCCCGCGCCTCACGCGGCTGAGGAAAATCGTCTTCGACAAGACCGGCACGCTCACGCTCGAGACGCCGGTGCTGTCGAATCCAGCGGCGTTGCATGCGCTCTCGCTGTCCGCGCGCGCCGCGCTGCTCGCGCTCGTGCGCGACAATCCGCACCCGATCAGCCAGTGCCTGAACGAGAACCTGCTCTCCGACGGACTCGTCAACGGCCTCGAACCCGCCCCGGGCGAAGTGAACGAGGAAACCGGCTTCGGTGTCACGTTGCGCGGCGAACTCGGCCGCTGGTCGCTCGGCCGCCCCGGCTGGTTGAGCAGCGCGAATTGTAACCTATTAGGTTACAATGGCGGCGAGGCGCACGACACGGAGTTCGCGTGCGATGGCGTCGTGCTGGCGCGGTTCAAGTTCACCGATGCGGTGCGGCCCGGTGCGCGCGAGGAAATCGCGGCCCTGCACGCGGCCGGTTTCGAGACCTTCATCCTCAGCGGCGATCGGAAGGAAAAGGTCGCGGCGATGGCCGAAGGACTCGGCGTGAAGCCGCAACACGCCATCGCGGAGGCCACCCCGACAGAGAAGGCGCAATGGCTGAAGCGCACGGATCGCGACGACACGCTGATGCTCGGCGACGGCGCGAACGATTCGCTGGCGTTCGACGCGGCGTTCGTGCGCGGCACGCCGGTCGTGCATCGCGGCGTGCTCGAGGGCAAGGCCGACTTCTATTATCTCGGCCGCGGGCTCGACGGCTTGCGCCGGATGTTCGCGGTGAACGAGACGCGGCGCCGCACCCAGCTCGTGCTGATCGTCTTCTCGATCGCCTATAATTGCACGACGGTGACGCTGGCGGCGTTCGGACACATGAATCCGCTGATCGCCGCGGTCATCATGCCGGCGAGCTCGCTCTCGAGTCTGCTCGTGGTCGGCATCGGCATGCGGCGGTGGACGAAGATCGGGTGA
- a CDS encoding SGNH/GDSL hydrolase family protein, which produces MNPLRLVMIGDSITEWGRPAPTAPDYATALGHGYVALTAQQLTRRNPARRLEVINRGIGGNTVRDLAARWSRDVLDLSPDWLTVMIGINDVWRFFDPARRADAVPPAEYETTLDRLLAAARPRVRELVLLTPFYVEPNRAEPMRHRMDEFGAIVARLAPQHGARLIDTQAIIDRLLALHAPETIALDRVHIGDLGHTAFADAVCATLSAAS; this is translated from the coding sequence ATGAACCCTCTCCGCCTCGTCATGATCGGCGACTCCATCACCGAATGGGGCCGCCCCGCGCCCACCGCTCCGGACTACGCCACCGCACTCGGCCATGGCTACGTCGCGCTGACCGCCCAGCAACTCACCCGCCGCAACCCCGCGCGCCGTCTCGAGGTGATCAACCGCGGCATCGGCGGCAACACTGTGCGCGACCTCGCCGCCCGCTGGTCGCGCGACGTGCTCGACCTCTCGCCCGACTGGCTGACCGTGATGATCGGCATCAACGACGTGTGGCGCTTCTTCGATCCGGCGCGCCGCGCCGACGCCGTGCCACCCGCGGAATACGAGACCACGCTCGACCGCCTCCTCGCCGCCGCGCGCCCGCGCGTGCGCGAACTCGTGCTGTTAACGCCGTTCTACGTCGAACCCAATCGCGCGGAACCGATGCGCCATCGCATGGACGAGTTCGGCGCGATCGTCGCGCGCCTCGCTCCGCAACACGGCGCGCGCCTCATCGACACGCAGGCGATCATCGATCGCCTGCTCGCGCTGCACGCCCCTGAAACGATCGCCCTCGATCGCGTGCACATCGGCGATCTTGGCCACACCGCCTTCGCCGACGCCGTGTGCGCGACGCTGTCCGCGGCTTCGTAG
- a CDS encoding DUF5060 domain-containing protein: MRRPTTFVCLVAALLALLPAAVARAGPVRFEFTVAPAPGIANPFAREIWAEVTPPSGATLLLPAFYVGQQIYAVHARPDRRGTYTLGRILESTRGAPATAIAATPHSPSTFENPAPLRLPPVGVDPRSPGGFARADGHAFMPFGANVAWAPEPDVLAFYRATLDAFAANHLNWMRVWMVHWGGTNLDWPRPEDGVPIPPGGIDATVAARWDSLLAAAEERGVYLQIVLQHHGQYSTAVNPSWIDNPWNAAHPGGFLKTPAEFFTDPRARLLTALKYRYIVARWGWSPAVFAWELFNEVHWVDALKLDRDETAVAQWHADMVRLIRSVDVYAHPITTSTEDLRSPIYAAMDFLQPHLYSADLVAAARTFAPRRAGDTRPVFYGEFGDDHLRLPDDVKKSGLVEPPAVWASLMGVGSLPAQAWEGEKLRATRRLAELGAVHRFVVLSGWSRHHDLQPFSAAVECTARVPLQLDGAQPWQRRPAREFTLPLDGREPLELGDWPATFATPAAEAKDGFPSRAVFHATFPRATVARLEIVGVSENGGALRVSLDGQSAAAGSWPAGDTFPATLTFPIPAGSHAIALENTGARDWVQISHLDLGLTAPALAAIGQRNDRFIALWVRHRANLFALEPGAPSEGTIVLDDVPAGTWEVKWWDTAGATVTATEILSHAGGTLRLPTHAVTRHAAIVLSRQP, encoded by the coding sequence ATGCGCCGCCCCACCACTTTTGTCTGCCTCGTCGCCGCGCTGCTCGCCCTCCTCCCTGCCGCCGTTGCCCGTGCCGGGCCCGTGCGCTTCGAATTCACCGTCGCCCCCGCGCCCGGCATCGCCAACCCCTTCGCCCGCGAAATCTGGGCCGAAGTCACTCCGCCCTCCGGCGCCACGCTGCTGCTCCCCGCCTTCTACGTCGGCCAGCAAATCTACGCCGTGCACGCGCGCCCCGACCGACGCGGCACCTACACACTCGGTCGCATCCTCGAGAGCACGCGCGGCGCGCCCGCCACCGCGATCGCCGCCACACCCCACTCGCCTTCCACTTTCGAAAACCCCGCGCCGCTCCGTCTGCCGCCCGTCGGCGTCGACCCGCGTTCGCCGGGCGGCTTCGCCCGCGCCGATGGCCACGCCTTCATGCCCTTCGGCGCCAACGTCGCCTGGGCACCCGAGCCCGACGTCCTCGCCTTCTATCGCGCCACGCTCGATGCCTTCGCCGCCAACCACCTGAACTGGATGCGCGTCTGGATGGTGCACTGGGGCGGCACCAATCTCGACTGGCCGCGCCCCGAGGACGGCGTGCCTATCCCGCCCGGCGGCATCGACGCCACCGTCGCCGCCCGCTGGGACTCCCTCCTCGCCGCCGCCGAGGAACGCGGCGTCTATCTCCAAATCGTTCTCCAGCACCACGGCCAATACAGCACCGCCGTGAATCCCTCATGGATCGACAATCCCTGGAACGCCGCCCACCCCGGCGGCTTTCTCAAAACCCCCGCCGAATTCTTCACCGATCCGCGCGCCCGCCTGCTCACCGCGCTCAAATACCGCTACATCGTCGCCCGCTGGGGCTGGTCGCCCGCCGTCTTCGCCTGGGAGCTTTTCAACGAAGTCCACTGGGTCGACGCGCTCAAACTCGACCGCGACGAAACCGCCGTTGCCCAATGGCACGCCGACATGGTCCGGCTCATCCGCTCCGTCGATGTCTACGCGCACCCCATCACCACGAGCACGGAAGACCTCCGTAGCCCCATCTACGCCGCGATGGATTTTCTCCAGCCGCACCTCTACAGCGCCGACCTCGTCGCCGCCGCCCGCACGTTCGCGCCGCGCCGCGCCGGCGACACCCGACCGGTGTTCTACGGCGAGTTCGGCGACGATCACCTCCGCCTCCCGGACGACGTGAAAAAATCCGGCCTCGTCGAACCGCCCGCCGTGTGGGCCAGCCTCATGGGCGTCGGCTCGCTCCCCGCGCAAGCGTGGGAAGGGGAAAAACTCCGCGCCACCCGCCGGCTCGCCGAGCTCGGCGCCGTCCACCGCTTCGTCGTCCTCTCCGGCTGGTCGCGCCACCACGACCTGCAACCATTCTCCGCCGCCGTCGAATGCACCGCGCGCGTCCCGCTCCAACTCGACGGCGCGCAACCCTGGCAACGACGTCCCGCCCGCGAATTCACGCTGCCGCTCGACGGCCGCGAACCGCTCGAGCTCGGCGACTGGCCCGCCACGTTCGCCACCCCGGCAGCGGAAGCGAAGGACGGCTTCCCGAGTCGCGCCGTTTTCCACGCCACGTTCCCGCGCGCCACCGTCGCGCGACTCGAAATCGTCGGCGTCTCCGAAAACGGCGGTGCCCTGCGGGTGTCCCTCGACGGCCAGTCTGCCGCCGCCGGCTCGTGGCCGGCCGGCGACACCTTCCCCGCGACACTCACCTTTCCCATTCCCGCCGGCTCGCACGCCATTGCCCTCGAAAACACCGGCGCGCGCGACTGGGTGCAGATCTCCCACCTCGACCTCGGACTCACCGCGCCGGCGCTCGCCGCCATCGGCCAACGCAACGACCGCTTCATCGCGCTCTGGGTGCGCCACCGCGCCAACCTCTTCGCCCTCGAACCCGGCGCGCCCAGCGAAGGCACCATCGTGTTGGACGACGTTCCGGCCGGCACCTGGGAAGTGAAATGGTGGGACACCGCCGGAGCCACCGTGACCGCCACGGAAATCCTGTCGCACGCTGGCGGCACGCTGCGCCTGCCCACGCACGCCGTGACGCGCCACGCCGCCATCGTGCTCTCGCGCCAACCTTGA
- a CDS encoding XylR family transcriptional regulator has translation MRPQVLLVFLNRFEESMAMLRGVVHYERTHQIWTAFHDDQARAEIDPRWLEHNQWDGIISRHTTPGLVETCRKQRIPLVDLNDVPRFPGVPKIRPDNVAIGHLAAEHFLERGFQNFGFTGFSNDGWSCERREGFMEALRLAGRTCHLHDIHYPGDVTPAWDLEQIGGLSDWLKRLPKPCGVMACFDLRANQILTAAHAHGMLVPEEIAVIGANNDPIRCELAYPPLSSVAPNAFQSGYRAAEVLASMLAGERLADLDERIEPIGVVTRPSSDVLAIDDRNVAAALSIIRERATQGLTVDEVVRHAHASRSQLEKKFRRHLGRSPQAEIRRVQVQKIRQLLMETDFPLKKIAELAGFEHVEYMCVVFKRLTGDSPGEFRRKTEAKRIQ, from the coding sequence GTGCGTCCGCAAGTGCTGCTCGTTTTCCTGAACCGCTTCGAGGAGAGCATGGCCATGCTCCGCGGCGTCGTGCACTACGAACGCACGCACCAGATCTGGACCGCGTTCCACGACGACCAGGCCCGCGCCGAGATCGACCCGCGCTGGCTCGAGCACAACCAGTGGGACGGCATCATCAGCCGCCACACCACGCCGGGCCTCGTCGAGACCTGCCGCAAGCAACGCATCCCGCTCGTCGACCTCAACGACGTGCCGCGCTTTCCCGGCGTGCCGAAGATCCGCCCCGACAACGTCGCCATCGGCCACCTCGCCGCGGAGCATTTCCTCGAGCGCGGCTTCCAGAACTTCGGCTTCACCGGCTTCTCCAACGACGGCTGGTCGTGCGAACGCCGCGAAGGCTTCATGGAGGCGCTGCGCCTCGCCGGCCGCACCTGCCACCTGCACGACATCCATTACCCCGGCGACGTCACGCCCGCCTGGGACCTTGAGCAAATCGGCGGCCTCTCCGACTGGCTGAAGCGCCTCCCCAAACCCTGCGGCGTGATGGCCTGCTTCGATCTGCGCGCCAACCAAATCCTCACCGCCGCCCACGCCCACGGCATGCTCGTCCCCGAGGAGATCGCCGTCATCGGCGCGAACAACGATCCCATCCGCTGCGAACTCGCCTACCCGCCGCTCAGCAGCGTCGCGCCCAACGCCTTCCAATCCGGCTACCGCGCCGCCGAGGTCCTCGCCTCGATGCTCGCCGGCGAGCGCCTGGCCGACCTCGACGAGCGCATCGAGCCGATCGGCGTCGTCACGCGCCCCTCTTCCGACGTCCTCGCGATCGACGACCGCAACGTCGCCGCCGCCCTCAGCATCATCCGCGAACGCGCCACGCAAGGCCTCACCGTCGACGAGGTGGTGCGCCACGCCCACGCCTCGCGCAGCCAGCTGGAAAAAAAATTCCGCCGCCACCTCGGCCGCTCCCCGCAGGCCGAAATCCGCCGCGTCCAAGTCCAGAAAATCCGCCAGCTGCTCATGGAAACCGACTTCCCGCTGAAGAAGATCGCCGAACTCGCCGGCTTCGAGCACGTCGAGTATATGTGCGTGGTCTTCAAGCGCCTGACGGGCGATTCCCCCGGCGAATTCCGCCGCAAAACAGAAGCAAAGAGAATCCAATGA
- a CDS encoding MFS transporter: MSAPAPQNKLPLREMLAFGCGDFASVLYWQTFMKYLPFFYTEVFGITAGALATMLLVSRIWDGVNDPIIGMFADRTETRWGKFRPFILFGCVPFAIFGMLTFTTPGLGPAGKLVWAYLTYNALMMLYTTVNIPYTALMGVMTNDAVERTRLSSIKFIFAFSAGMVISATLLPMVSALGGDRNPQLGWQLAFAIVGVVAIGFFLVTVFGTKERIKPAPEENTSVARDLKFLLANNAWVLLLCTTLTWILFVALRSSVSAHYFKYYLYNGAPDTPLTFLGRPFALEGLLSAFNTLGQAASVAGVLLVTFIVGRFPKKGLFITLFTLQIFTTVAYLFLQPGQLGAIFVLEIVGSFLGAPLPVLMWAMYADTADYGEWKSGRRTTALVFSASTMSQKFGWALAAYLAFQLLQFVGFQANVLPSPEVKDSLVRLMSVYPAALGVLSIAIFLFYPLNEARMAAINADLAARRAQRASPAA, encoded by the coding sequence ATGTCCGCTCCCGCTCCCCAGAACAAACTCCCGCTGCGCGAAATGCTCGCGTTCGGCTGCGGCGATTTCGCCTCGGTGCTGTATTGGCAGACGTTCATGAAATACCTGCCGTTCTTCTACACGGAGGTTTTCGGCATCACGGCGGGCGCGCTCGCGACGATGCTGCTCGTCAGCCGGATCTGGGACGGCGTGAACGATCCGATCATCGGCATGTTCGCCGACCGCACCGAGACGCGCTGGGGAAAATTCCGGCCGTTCATCCTCTTCGGCTGCGTGCCCTTCGCGATCTTCGGCATGCTCACGTTCACCACGCCGGGCTTAGGACCGGCCGGCAAACTCGTCTGGGCCTACCTCACCTACAACGCCCTCATGATGCTCTACACCACCGTGAACATCCCCTACACGGCGCTGATGGGCGTGATGACCAACGACGCCGTCGAGCGCACCCGCCTCTCGTCGATCAAGTTCATCTTCGCGTTCTCCGCCGGCATGGTCATCTCCGCGACGCTGCTCCCGATGGTCTCGGCGCTCGGCGGCGACCGGAATCCCCAGCTCGGCTGGCAACTCGCTTTCGCGATCGTCGGCGTCGTCGCGATCGGCTTCTTCCTCGTCACCGTCTTCGGCACGAAGGAGCGCATCAAGCCCGCGCCCGAGGAAAACACGTCCGTGGCGCGCGACCTCAAGTTCCTCCTCGCGAACAACGCCTGGGTGCTCCTGCTCTGCACGACACTCACGTGGATCTTGTTCGTCGCGCTGCGCAGCTCGGTCTCGGCACACTATTTCAAATACTACCTCTACAACGGCGCGCCCGACACGCCGCTGACCTTCCTCGGCCGTCCCTTCGCGCTCGAAGGCTTGCTCTCGGCCTTCAACACGCTCGGCCAGGCCGCGTCGGTGGCAGGCGTGCTGCTCGTGACGTTCATCGTCGGCCGCTTTCCGAAGAAGGGTCTCTTCATCACACTCTTCACGCTGCAAATCTTCACGACCGTCGCCTACCTGTTCCTCCAACCCGGCCAGCTCGGCGCGATCTTCGTGCTCGAGATCGTCGGCAGCTTCCTCGGCGCGCCGCTGCCCGTGCTGATGTGGGCCATGTATGCCGACACCGCCGACTACGGCGAATGGAAGAGCGGCCGCCGCACCACCGCGCTCGTGTTCTCCGCCTCGACCATGAGCCAGAAATTCGGCTGGGCGCTGGCGGCCTACCTCGCGTTTCAATTGCTCCAGTTCGTCGGCTTCCAAGCCAACGTCCTGCCCTCGCCCGAAGTGAAGGACAGTCTCGTGCGCCTGATGAGCGTCTATCCCGCCGCGCTCGGCGTGCTCTCGATCGCGATCTTTCTTTTCTATCCGCTGAACGAAGCCCGCATGGCCGCGATCAACGCGGACCTCGCCGCGCGCCGCGCCCAACGCGCCTCCCCCGCGGCTTAG
- a CDS encoding MFS transporter has translation MSQTFPTAAGDRVPLAQKFGMGLGSVHDMWGHWLYVGMAYQVFNIYLGVSPAWIGRALLIKLFFEAIWDSVFGWWSDNTRTRFGRRRPFILVGSVLSGFALPLLFAARPGWSEVQYFWFMVATLAVFVPIMSCFYMPFLSIGAELTPDYHERTALAAFRSVCQKVPEVAMFAAAAFTTAGVWVAASWADVPARLGALAQQTGAWFGGVFGNLFHLDFAALGRLAQTLFGWLPPAAGAKPNILLGAQVYTVLLGSVMIVAGVVMFFLLRERYYEKLVVGRNQERVTILETLVLALRCRPFRANLCMALAYGSGTALVGTFGYYATVYYVCKGDVAAAGTWNFWMGLSGMAFGFLGIPFYATLARRLGKKTGMMAVQLSAMAVFIATWWLYTPEVRWLQVFASGLIAFTSAGFWMIYSSIGADVMDYDELESGKRREGAFSACGAWIMKFGMAIAGWLTSEALALTGFDAALGGNQSASAIFTIRFLLAAVPVAGLLIAFILLARLGLTQEKMAEVRTALEARRGQV, from the coding sequence ATGAGCCAGACTTTTCCCACCGCCGCCGGCGATCGCGTGCCGCTCGCCCAGAAATTCGGCATGGGCCTCGGCTCCGTCCACGACATGTGGGGCCACTGGCTCTACGTCGGCATGGCCTATCAGGTGTTCAACATCTACCTCGGCGTCTCGCCGGCGTGGATCGGCCGCGCGCTGCTGATCAAATTGTTCTTCGAGGCGATCTGGGATTCGGTGTTCGGTTGGTGGTCGGACAACACCCGCACGCGCTTCGGCCGCCGCCGGCCGTTCATCCTCGTCGGTTCGGTGCTGTCCGGCTTCGCGCTGCCGCTGCTGTTCGCAGCGCGCCCCGGCTGGAGCGAGGTGCAGTATTTCTGGTTCATGGTGGCGACGCTCGCGGTGTTCGTGCCGATCATGAGCTGTTTCTACATGCCGTTCCTCAGCATCGGCGCGGAGCTCACACCCGACTACCACGAGCGCACCGCGTTGGCGGCATTCCGCAGCGTCTGCCAAAAAGTGCCCGAAGTCGCGATGTTCGCCGCCGCCGCGTTCACCACCGCAGGCGTGTGGGTCGCGGCGAGCTGGGCCGACGTGCCGGCGCGGCTCGGCGCGCTCGCGCAGCAGACGGGCGCGTGGTTCGGCGGCGTGTTCGGCAACCTCTTCCACCTCGACTTCGCCGCCCTCGGCCGGCTCGCGCAAACGCTCTTCGGCTGGCTGCCCCCGGCGGCGGGCGCGAAGCCCAACATCCTCCTCGGCGCGCAAGTCTACACCGTGCTCCTCGGCAGCGTCATGATCGTCGCGGGCGTCGTGATGTTTTTCCTGCTCCGCGAACGCTACTACGAGAAGCTCGTCGTCGGTCGCAATCAGGAGCGCGTGACGATTCTGGAGACGCTCGTGCTCGCGCTGCGCTGCCGGCCGTTCCGGGCGAACCTCTGCATGGCGCTCGCCTACGGCTCGGGCACGGCGCTGGTCGGCACGTTCGGCTACTACGCGACGGTTTACTACGTCTGCAAAGGCGACGTCGCCGCGGCCGGCACGTGGAATTTCTGGATGGGACTTTCGGGCATGGCGTTCGGCTTTCTCGGCATCCCGTTCTACGCGACGCTCGCGCGCCGGCTCGGCAAGAAGACCGGCATGATGGCGGTGCAACTCTCCGCCATGGCGGTGTTCATCGCCACGTGGTGGCTCTACACGCCCGAAGTGCGCTGGCTGCAGGTGTTCGCCTCCGGATTGATCGCGTTCACGAGCGCGGGATTCTGGATGATCTACAGCTCCATCGGCGCGGACGTGATGGACTACGACGAACTCGAATCCGGCAAGCGCCGCGAAGGCGCGTTCTCCGCCTGCGGCGCGTGGATCATGAAATTCGGCATGGCGATCGCGGGCTGGCTCACGAGCGAGGCGCTCGCGCTAACTGGCTTCGACGCCGCGCTGGGCGGCAACCAGTCCGCGTCGGCCATCTTCACCATTCGCTTCCTCCTCGCCGCCGTGCCCGTCGCCGGCCTGCTCATCGCCTTCATCCTGCTCGCGCGCCTCGGCCTCACGCAGGAAAAGATGGCCGAGGTCCGCACCGCCCTCGAGGCGCGCCGCGGTCAGGTTTGA